cctggttaatagccactgTTGGACCTATCCTAGATTAaattatctagtttttttttaaccttgttatagtctcAGCCTTCacaaacatcctctggcaaagagttccacaggttgactgtgccttgtgtgaagaaatacttccttttgtttgttttaaacctgctgcctattaattttgtttggtgacccctagttcctgtgttatgaggaataaataacacttccttatttactttctccatgccggtcatgattttatagacctctctcatatcctctgttagtggtctcttttctaagctgaaaagtcccagtctttttaatgtctcctcatacggaagctgttccataccccctaaccatttttgttgcccttttctgtacattttccagttccaatatatcttttttgagatggggcgaccacatctgcatgcagtattcaccATGTGGgcataccctggatttatattgaggcactgatattttctgtcttattatctatccctttcctaatgattcccaacattctggtagcttttttgactgctgctgcagtggaggttttcagagaattatccacaatgactccaagatctctttcttgagtggtagtttagaccccatcattttatatttatagttgggattatgttttccaatgtacattattttacatttatcaacattgaatttcatctgccattttgttgcccagacacccacttttgtgaggtccctttgtaactcttcacagtctgctttggacttaactatcttgagtagttttgtatcatccacaaattttgccacctcactgtttatccctttttccagatcatttatgaatatgttgaacagcactggtcccagtacagatccctgggggacaccactatttacctctctccactcagaaagcatggggttgcatccctcagcatcttggctaatagccatcgatggacctctTCTtcgtgaacttatctagttctttttttgaacccagttatacttttggccatcacaacatcttCAGCTTCAGATTCTGCAGAATGAAAGTTTGCATTGAAAGACAATTAATAGCCCTTATAGTTGTGAAAACAAAGTTACAAATGTGAACCAATGTTGGAAACAACAGCTTTGAGAGTTTTGAGCCATCTCAGTGGTCTGTTGACTCTGAACCATAACATATATACTTTAGAGACCAGAATTCCTGATAACTTAGATAGGCTGTTGTACACACAAATTGTATATTCCTAATTTCATGTTTAATGACTGTAATTGCATAGGCAAATAGCCAAATAAAGAAAGGGCAGAAATGGTAATATTCTAGATAGCGTCCTACAACTTGTATTCCTCATAAAGTGATTCCAAAATCTGCTGTAAATTTGCTAACAGTTTAGTTTCTATGAAAAGGCCATTTTCCCTTGATCTTTGTGCACACCTCTCTTGGTCATCCCTGGCAGAACCCCTGTAGACTGAGAGACCTAACTTTGTAGCTCCAACCCagcaaatacaattaaaaatgaatttttgctTTCTGCACAGACTGAATTTGATATACAGCCTTTTGACTCCCAAAGGGGGAAGGGAGTAGAGAGAAGCAATAGACATGTTACATTCTTTTTTTGCATTGAGTCTTTCCTTTAGAAGACTAtgggttttttccttttccaaagaTGCTTATGTAACAAAACAGCACAGGGCCTTCCTTCACTAGAGCTCTTTtatctaacagagaaaggcataacaagaaccaacagTTGATAGTTAAAGCTTGATAAATTCaaaaggtcaggctagatgatcaaatGGTCCCTAGTGGCCTTacagtctatgaatctatgagagatTGAAATTTCTAAACAAGCAGACACAGGGCAGCTTGAGAAGTTCAAGTGCAGTAAATCTCCCAGCAGGATGGAACTATCCCAGtgaactgaagaaaaacaaaggtGCATGAGATGGACCAAATTTTCCTGGTTTACACCCAGCTCACCCTAGTGCCTTGGAATCCTTCCTGGTTTATGCTGGTGTCATTGAGGAGCAGATAAGGGGGCTCTGTGGACTGTGCTAAGAGATCCTTGTGTGCTACCCTCTGGGGCAAAGAGGCTAGCTTCTATTATGCTCCGGAGCAGCAAAGGGAGTGTTCTGCCCCAGATGCAGACCAGTCAAAGCTGGGGGGTTGGCTGACCACCATAGGAAAGGCTCGGGaggtgtcacggagtgtgggggagtccggggcctgcacccctcttcctgagattcactgtgactctcagccagccagtaaaacggaaggtttattggacaataggaacacagtcgaaaacagagcttgtgggtaaacccaggacccctcagtcaagtccttctgggggggggggcagggaggttagaccccagccctggggttccctgcattccaccacccagcatcAAACcgaaaccaacccccccccccagcaggctctctcctgcagcctttgtccatttcccgggcagaggtgttacctcccccgccccctcctggctcagggttacaggctctcaggtaccccatgcccagggcacattcccaggtcaacgctcccccctccctgctgcctcacAGGAGGGTGGCCCTGGGACCATTCCCTTTGCTGTTACAGTTTAGTGATTTCCCAGCCCTCCTGTTGTTTCCTTGCAGAACGGGGCCCCGCGCTAGCCGGGGAGGTGGGGGCCTGGGGATCGGGTGGGTGCTTCGGCCGTTTTGTGTGGGATCTGCCCTGAGGGCTTGGTGCGCCCTGGGGCTGCTCCCAGGCCCGCCCTGGGCTCGCTTGCTCCGGGGTCCCAGGACGGGAGGCCGGGCTGTGTCCGGCCGCTCCCGTTGGGAAAGCCGCCCGGCCCCGTAACGCCTGCCCCGCCGCAGGCCCCTCGCCCCGAATAAGATCAGGGCCCGCCCAGCCGGGGCCAGGGGGAGGGCGGCTGCCACAGATATAAAGGGGGCGGCGGAGGCGAGCGGACCCGCACAGCCCCCGTCGCCGCCATGCTGACCGCAGACGAGAAACAGCTGATCCTACAGGCCTGGAAGAAGGTGCTGGGCCACCAGGAGGACTTTGGGGCCGAGGCCGTGGACAGGTAGGGCCGGGGGCAGGCGGCCCAGGCGCAGGGTGTAGGAAGGATACCGGCGCAGACAGGACTTGGAAATGACCCAGCTGCGCGGCTGGACCGGGCTGATGGGGGCACCCGGGCGGGCGGGCGCGGGGCTCCCCTGGCACCCGGGGAGGGGGCCTTTGGGATTCACTGtctctgaccccctcccgcaGGATGTTCACCGTCTACCCACAGACCAAGACCTACTTCCCCCACTTCAACCTGCACCATGACTCGAATCATATCCGCCACCACGGGAAGAAGGTGGTGAACGCCCTGGGAAACGCCGTAAGGCACCTGGACAACCTCAGCGAGGAGCTCTCCGAGCTCAGCAACCTGCATGCCTACAACCTGCGGGTGGACCCGGTCAACTTCAAGGCAAGAACAAGCCAGGGCCGGGGAGAGTCCCCGGGGGGTGCGGGATCAGCCCCCCTCCACTTTCCCCTCTCTCCGGGGGGTGCGGGATCAGCCCCCCTCCACTTTCCCCTCTCTCCGGGGGGTGCGGGATTAGCCCCCCTCCACTTTCCCCGGGGGTGCGGGCTGCCCCAGGCGCTGCTGGCTCGGGGCTCCCTGGGGCCGAGGGCTGGCTGCGGCTGACCCGCTGCGCTTTGCTTTGCAGCTGCTGTCCCACTGCTTCCAGGTGGTGCTGGCCGTGCACCTGGGAGAGGAGTACACCCCGCAGGTGCACCTCGCTTATGACAAGTTCCTGGCCGCCGTCTCTGCGGTGCTGGCCGAGAAGTACCGGTGAGCCGCTGGCTCTCGCGGCTCTGGCGGGTTAGCCACGCGCCCTGCAGTGCTCTGACCCAATAAAGATGCCAACCCCGCAGCTCTGTCTCCGCGTCTCATTgtcggggggtgcggggggtggaTACTCAGCTCTGCGGCTGCCGGTCAGTCCCTGCGGCCTGCATTCTGGGAAACAACAGGGTCTGACAAACTCCTCCATGAGACCTGCCAAGCACCcaggtgctggaagtagggatgctgctgcacccctggcttgaagtggtttccatcctatacagcgtttacagtttgattcaatggctcccAGCACCGCTGGCCAAGGGTCTAACTAAGTCCTAAATGCCCTGGCTGCGACCACTCAGGGGTTAATAACTCTTTCCGGGGTCATAAGAAAATCACCTCCCTAATCTCAGAGGTCTATGAGAAATAATACAATGacacaggaaaaataaatcaaGCTGGGGTTACAACCCAGGAGAAAGCATGACCACTTGGCCCAGCAAACAATGCCCAATACTGGgggattatttcattttattgttttctgCTTCAAGAGGGTGGTGTCACCTTTCCAAAGAGCAATAAATGTGAGTTCTTTACGTAGGGACAGGAAAACATACATTTCCCTCCAAACATATTTGATACAAAACTAAAAGAATGTGTGAAAGGTGTGGGGCAGCTATCACAAAACCATCCCTCTTTGAGCTGGAGAGGTGACTTGCAATACAGGGGGGCTTTCTCTAGACAATTGTCTGTGAGTATGAGTCAAGAAAACCAAACCGTGCCAACAAGAAACAAAACCAATACGGCTTTGGgcagaaaataaaatctgtacTTCTTAACACGCAATAAATACAACCCAGGAGAAAGCATGACCACTTGGCCCAGCAAACAATGCCCAATACTGCTGCTTCAAGAGGGTGGTGTCACCTTTCCAAAGAGCAATAAATGTGAGTTCTTTACGTAGGGACAGGAAAACATACATTTCCCTCCAAACATATTTGATACAAAACTAAAAGAATGTGTGAAAGGTGTGGGGCAGCTATCTTTCAAGGTGAATTGGCCTGTTTTTGTCACAAAGTTACAATCGTTTTGTAATCCACACACATTCTTTTAGTTTTGTATCAAATATGTTTGGAGGGAAATGTATGTTTTCCTGTCCCTACATAAAGAACTCACATTTATTGCTCTTTGGAAATGTGGGGCAGCTATCTTTCAAGGTGAATTGGCCTGTTTTTGTcacaccctcctccccagccaaggAGGTGAGGTACAGATCTGTAGAACGGGCTGAATTGTGGGACCCAAACTTCCCATACTGGAGCTGCACCATGTGGGAAATTTGAAAGTGCACACCCTCCTCTCCAGCCAAGGAGGTGAGGTACAGATCTGTAGAACGGGCTGAATTGTGGGACCCAAACTTCCCATACTGGAGCTGCACCATGTGGGAAATTTGAATCCCATAATTCAGAGACTCAGATATCTTACCCACTGTGCAAGCCAAAC
Above is a window of Dermochelys coriacea isolate rDerCor1 chromosome 10, rDerCor1.pri.v4, whole genome shotgun sequence DNA encoding:
- the LOC119862140 gene encoding hemoglobin subunit alpha-D → MLTADEKQLILQAWKKVLGHQEDFGAEAVDRMFTVYPQTKTYFPHFNLHHDSNHIRHHGKKVVNALGNAVRHLDNLSEELSELSNLHAYNLRVDPVNFKLLSHCFQVVLAVHLGEEYTPQVHLAYDKFLAAVSAVLAEKYR